A stretch of the Cheilinus undulatus linkage group 11, ASM1832078v1, whole genome shotgun sequence genome encodes the following:
- the ngfa gene encoding neurotrophin-7, with amino-acid sequence MRSSPLVLLLLIGVQAVLNMSGGLAWSAGSANHRVGQQTAANHRAGQQQGAAKGHISEHHSSQEHRKTSHHRTKRPHRAASHTQNRSPVVGHSMDSAPDPSIPVVDPKLFSKRRYHPSPRVVFSEEIPSHDALEGESYDVEGVRGVRVRRGAGSHTMHRGEYSVCDSMNTWVSNLTRATDLAGNEVTVLPFVTINNVVKRQFFYETTCRSPTHRGSGTANGGRPGARGGKQGSKSGNSGCLGIDSRHWNSYCTNSHVFVSALTTHNKLTAWRFIRINAACVCVLSRKSWAGRLGH; translated from the coding sequence ATGAGGTCGTCACCACTGGTCCTGCTTCTCCTGATCGGCGTCCAGGCTGTACTGAACATGTCAGGTGGATTGGCCTGGAGCGCTGGGTCAGCCAACCACAGAGTAGGACAGCAGAcggcagccaatcacagagcaggaCAGCAGCAGGGAGCAGCAAAGGGCCACATTTCTGAGCACCATTCTTCACAGGAGCACCGTAAGACCAGTCACCACAGGACCAAGAGGCCCCATCGGGCAGCCTCACACACCCAGAATAGGAGCCCCGTCGTGGGGCACTCTATGGATTCTGCCCCTGACCCTTCCATCCCAGTGGTGGACCCCAAGCTCTTCTCGAAGAGACGTTATCACCCCTCGCCCCGTGTTGTCTTCAGTGAGGAGATTCCATCTCATGATGCCCTGGAGGGTGAGAGCTATGACGTTGAAGGGGTGAGGGGGGTTAGGGTAAGGCGTGGTGCGGGGTCGCACACCATGCACCGAGGAGAGTACTCAGTGTGTGACAGCATGAATACCTGGGTGAGCAACCTGACACGAGCCACAGACTTAGCTGGGAATGAGGTGACAGTGCTGCCCTTTGTTACGATCAACAATGTGGTGAAGAGACAGTTCTTCTACGAGACCACCTGTCGCTCCCCCACTCACAGAGGTTCTGGGACTGCAAACGGGGGAAGACCAGGAGCACGAGGAGGCAAACAGGGCTCAAAATCTGGCAACTCTGGCTGTTTGGGCATTGACAGCCGCCACTGGAACTCCTACTGCACCAACTCACATGTATTTGTAAGCGCCCTGACCACCCACAATAAACTGACAGCTTGGCGTTTCATCCGCATAAACGCCGCATGTGTGTGCGTTCTCAGCCGGAAGTCTTGGGCGGGACGACTGGGGCACTGA